The Streptomyces sp. NBC_00344 genome includes a window with the following:
- a CDS encoding aldo/keto reductase: MEYRRLGASGPVVSRVAFGNSLTAGNQLEDRAATACVRAALDAGITTFDTADAYAGGRAEELLGRALGGVDRDSVVICTKVGRGGKPGPGALSRARIAESLDGSLRRLGTGHIDLYQAHLYDDSTPLDETMRAFADAVAAGKIRYVGVSEWAADEIARAAVLARELGIPLVANQPQYSMLWRVIEAEVVPACEESGIGQMVWSPLAGGVLTGKYKPGLRAPAGSRAVAAKGGEISIQRYSFLSDEVLSAVERVGALADEAGLTLPQLALAWVLQNSQVATAVIGASAPEQIGRNLAAAGKTLGPELLRRIDDALGAVVVRDPGLTLSRMLRARAATAASSPATPISSPAIL; the protein is encoded by the coding sequence ATGGAGTACCGCCGTCTCGGCGCTTCCGGACCGGTGGTGAGCCGCGTCGCCTTCGGGAACTCGCTGACCGCGGGCAACCAGCTGGAGGACCGGGCAGCCACCGCCTGTGTACGGGCCGCGCTCGACGCGGGCATCACCACGTTCGACACCGCGGACGCCTACGCAGGGGGCCGGGCCGAGGAACTCCTCGGCCGGGCCCTCGGCGGGGTGGACCGTGATTCCGTCGTGATCTGCACCAAAGTGGGCAGGGGCGGAAAACCGGGCCCCGGCGCGCTGTCACGAGCCAGGATCGCCGAAAGCCTGGACGGTTCGCTGCGCCGGCTCGGCACCGGGCACATCGACCTGTACCAGGCTCACCTGTACGACGACTCGACGCCGCTCGACGAGACCATGCGGGCCTTCGCCGACGCCGTGGCCGCCGGCAAGATCCGCTACGTCGGGGTCTCCGAGTGGGCCGCAGACGAGATCGCACGCGCGGCCGTGCTCGCCCGCGAGCTCGGCATCCCGCTGGTCGCCAACCAGCCCCAGTACTCGATGCTGTGGCGGGTCATCGAGGCCGAGGTGGTCCCGGCCTGCGAGGAGTCCGGCATCGGGCAGATGGTCTGGTCCCCGCTGGCCGGCGGCGTACTGACCGGCAAATACAAGCCGGGCCTGCGGGCACCGGCCGGATCGCGTGCGGTGGCCGCCAAGGGCGGCGAGATCTCCATCCAGCGCTACAGCTTCCTGTCCGACGAGGTCCTGAGCGCCGTCGAACGCGTCGGCGCGCTGGCCGACGAGGCCGGACTGACACTTCCTCAGCTGGCGCTGGCCTGGGTACTGCAGAACTCGCAGGTCGCCACGGCGGTGATCGGCGCATCCGCACCCGAACAGATCGGGCGCAACCTCGCCGCCGCCGGGAAGACCCTCGGCCCCGAACTGCTCCGCCGCATCGACGACGCACTCGGCGCCGTCGTGGTCCGCGACCCCGGGCTGACCCTGAGCCGGATGCTCCGGGCCAGGGCGGCCACCGCCGCGTCGTCCCCCGCCACCCCCATCTCCTCCCCCGCCATCCTCTGA
- a CDS encoding antibiotic biosynthesis monooxygenase family protein, whose amino-acid sequence MSFTVINTFTLKDPADAAAFERRFLSHVEWMRSQPGFQAHQAVRSADRPDVYVNLGWWERPEDFQKVLASATFQEHAEEFHLIVDVEADPSMGLVRTDGVAGEPGDALFVDFFTVSGDTEAFVGAYRAYAAAAAAVDGFVAADLATSLFARPGGFTAATRWRTAEAALTATQLPAYAAVAALADVRTVPASHVAGNRAEFAPAGA is encoded by the coding sequence ATGTCCTTCACCGTCATCAACACGTTCACGCTCAAGGACCCCGCGGACGCCGCGGCGTTCGAACGCCGCTTCCTCTCCCATGTGGAGTGGATGCGTTCCCAGCCGGGCTTCCAGGCGCACCAGGCGGTCCGTTCCGCCGACCGCCCGGATGTGTACGTCAACCTCGGCTGGTGGGAACGGCCCGAGGACTTCCAGAAGGTGCTCGCCAGTGCGACCTTCCAGGAGCACGCGGAGGAGTTCCATCTGATCGTCGACGTCGAGGCGGACCCCTCGATGGGCCTGGTGCGCACGGACGGCGTCGCGGGTGAGCCCGGGGACGCCCTGTTCGTCGACTTCTTCACCGTGAGCGGCGACACCGAAGCCTTCGTGGGCGCCTATCGCGCGTACGCCGCGGCCGCCGCGGCGGTGGACGGCTTCGTCGCCGCCGACCTCGCCACCTCGCTGTTCGCCCGGCCCGGCGGATTCACCGCGGCCACCCGCTGGCGGACGGCGGAGGCCGCCCTCACGGCGACCCAGCTGCCCGCATACGCGGCCGTCGCCGCGCTCGCCGATGTGCGCACCGTGCCCGCCTCCCATGTCGCCGGAAACCGCGCGGAGTTCGCGCCGGCCGGCGCCTGA
- a CDS encoding class I adenylate-forming enzyme family protein: MAESLPEVPDRLDQLLSRGAAAHPARRAVVTDDIELDYATLDARVDTVAAALQGLAAEPSVVAVGSVLHPDFAVAYYAAVRAGHTVAVVNPLLREDDLLHVLTLSGARVALVDPALNTRLEQVRDRLPELRDVVLIGAGTDGLAGLTAGAAPAPVDSGPQDTAALQFTSGTTGRPKAVRLSHRNVTVNAAQIARAHRLDSETVTLNHLPTYHPMHLNSAIAAGATQVLCASPEPYAALMTANRHHATILYSLPVRLARLAADPDLDSVPMTSVRRIASGGSGLPVPAARRLSKRFGIPVFQGYGLAETSPLTHSDDPDNPVHGSVGTPVAGTRCRIADIDTRAVLPAGSVGEVQLFGPQVMQGYVGGPDGTGLEPDGWLSTGDVGRIDEDGRLFLVDRLKDVFKCDNFLVAPSDVERVLRRDPRVADVVVVEVPDVTHGAVAGALVVLAGTTLPDDLPDIVDKANEALPYYQHTRDAMTLDSIPRSGNGKVQRRHLAEILTNRQLVR, encoded by the coding sequence GTGGCTGAGTCCCTTCCCGAGGTGCCGGACCGGCTCGATCAGCTCCTGTCGCGGGGCGCGGCCGCCCATCCGGCCCGCCGCGCCGTGGTGACCGATGACATCGAGCTGGACTACGCCACGCTCGATGCCCGGGTGGACACCGTGGCAGCCGCGCTGCAGGGACTCGCCGCCGAGCCGTCGGTCGTCGCGGTCGGTTCCGTACTGCACCCCGACTTCGCCGTCGCGTACTACGCGGCCGTCCGCGCCGGACACACCGTGGCCGTGGTCAATCCGCTGCTGCGCGAGGACGATCTGCTCCATGTGCTCACGCTGAGCGGCGCCCGGGTCGCCCTCGTCGACCCCGCCCTGAACACCCGGCTGGAGCAGGTCCGCGACCGGCTTCCCGAGCTGCGCGACGTCGTCCTCATCGGCGCCGGCACCGACGGCCTCGCCGGGCTCACCGCCGGGGCCGCGCCGGCCCCCGTGGACAGCGGCCCGCAGGACACCGCGGCCCTCCAGTTCACCAGTGGCACCACCGGCCGGCCGAAGGCGGTCCGGCTCAGCCACCGCAATGTGACGGTGAACGCGGCGCAGATCGCCCGGGCGCACCGCCTCGACAGCGAGACGGTCACCCTCAACCACCTGCCGACGTACCACCCGATGCACCTCAACTCGGCGATCGCCGCCGGCGCCACCCAGGTGCTGTGCGCATCGCCGGAACCGTACGCGGCGCTGATGACCGCCAACCGGCACCACGCGACCATCCTCTACAGCCTCCCGGTGCGTCTCGCCCGGCTGGCGGCCGACCCGGACCTCGATTCCGTACCGATGACCAGCGTGCGGAGGATCGCGTCCGGCGGATCGGGGCTTCCGGTCCCGGCCGCCAGGCGGCTCTCCAAGCGGTTCGGCATCCCGGTCTTCCAGGGATACGGGCTTGCCGAGACCTCGCCGCTGACCCACAGCGACGACCCGGACAACCCGGTGCACGGCTCGGTCGGCACCCCGGTCGCCGGGACGCGGTGCCGGATCGCCGACATCGACACCCGGGCCGTGCTGCCCGCCGGCTCGGTCGGTGAGGTGCAGCTGTTCGGTCCACAGGTGATGCAGGGCTACGTCGGCGGTCCCGACGGCACGGGTCTGGAGCCGGACGGCTGGCTGAGCACCGGCGACGTCGGCCGGATCGACGAGGACGGACGGCTGTTCCTGGTGGACCGGCTCAAGGACGTCTTCAAGTGCGACAACTTCCTGGTGGCCCCGTCCGACGTGGAGCGGGTGCTGCGCCGTGACCCCCGGGTCGCGGACGTGGTCGTGGTCGAGGTGCCCGATGTCACGCACGGGGCGGTCGCCGGCGCACTGGTGGTCCTCGCCGGGACCACGCTGCCGGACGACCTCCCGGACATCGTGGACAAGGCCAACGAGGCGCTGCCGTACTACCAGCACACCCGGGATGCCATGACGCTGGACAGCATCCCGCGGTCCGGCAACGGCAAGGTGCAGCGCCGCCATCTGGCAGAAATCCTGACGAACCGTCAGCTTGTTCGCTGA
- a CDS encoding aromatase/cyclase gives MSVTGTKHHTLHSVAVAAPAGVVYGIVADVAKWPQYFAPNVHVEHLEQDESSERIRIWATANGAVKNWVSRRTFDAEGLRIDFRQEVSAPPVAGMGGAWVVSPVDSGTSLLELHHDFAAVGDDPEGVEWIKAAVDRNSAAELNNIKELAEQHAELDELVFTFDDTVHMKADGGDVFDFLNRADLWPERLPHVARLDLTEDEPGVQVMAMDTSTADGSVHTTESIRVVFAPDRIVYKQTTVPGLMTAHTGRWTVVPAGDGVDVTSRHTVTLKPSAVEKFLGEGKTVADARAYVHRALSTNSTNTLKLARGYAEALRG, from the coding sequence GTGTCAGTGACCGGAACCAAGCACCACACCCTCCACAGCGTCGCCGTCGCCGCCCCTGCCGGGGTCGTGTACGGCATCGTCGCCGACGTGGCGAAGTGGCCGCAGTACTTCGCCCCCAACGTGCATGTCGAGCACCTCGAGCAGGACGAGTCGAGCGAGCGCATCCGGATCTGGGCCACCGCCAACGGCGCCGTCAAGAACTGGGTTTCGCGCCGCACCTTCGACGCCGAAGGGCTGCGGATCGACTTCCGACAGGAGGTCTCCGCTCCGCCGGTCGCCGGTATGGGGGGCGCCTGGGTGGTCTCCCCGGTGGACTCCGGGACCTCCCTGCTCGAACTCCACCACGACTTCGCGGCCGTCGGCGACGACCCGGAGGGCGTCGAGTGGATCAAGGCCGCGGTGGACCGTAACAGCGCTGCGGAGCTGAACAACATCAAGGAACTCGCCGAGCAGCACGCCGAGCTGGACGAACTCGTCTTCACCTTCGACGACACCGTCCACATGAAGGCGGACGGCGGCGACGTCTTCGACTTCCTCAACCGGGCGGACCTGTGGCCCGAGCGGCTGCCGCACGTGGCCCGCCTCGATCTGACCGAGGACGAGCCGGGTGTCCAGGTGATGGCCATGGACACCAGCACGGCGGACGGTTCGGTGCACACCACCGAGTCGATCCGGGTGGTCTTCGCCCCGGACCGCATCGTCTACAAGCAGACCACCGTGCCGGGCCTGATGACCGCGCACACCGGCCGCTGGACCGTCGTCCCGGCCGGGGACGGTGTCGATGTGACCTCGCGCCACACCGTCACGCTGAAGCCGTCCGCCGTGGAGAAGTTCCTGGGCGAGGGCAAGACCGTCGCCGACGCCCGTGCCTATGTGCACCGTGCGCTCTCCACCAACAGCACCAACACCCTGAAGCTGGCCCGCGGTTATGCGGAGGCGCTCCGTGGCTGA
- a CDS encoding SDR family NAD(P)-dependent oxidoreductase codes for MTQPKDASERRVALITGATSGIGLASARALAGAGLAVFICARSAESVELTVKTLREEGLDVAGTTADVRSPESVKALVAAAVETYGRIDVLVNNAGRSGGGVTADVSDELWDDVIATNLNSVFLTTREVLNQGGIRERGWGRVINIASTAGKQGVVLGAPYSASKHGVVGFTKALGNELAPTGITVNAVCPGYVETPMAQRVRQGYAEAYNTSEDAILSKFTSKIPLGRYSTPEEVAGLVGYLATDTAASITAQALNVCGGLGNF; via the coding sequence ATGACTCAGCCCAAGGACGCGAGCGAGCGCCGGGTCGCGCTCATCACCGGTGCGACCAGCGGTATCGGCCTGGCGTCGGCGCGGGCGCTGGCGGGGGCGGGGCTCGCGGTGTTCATCTGTGCCCGCAGCGCCGAGTCGGTGGAACTCACCGTCAAGACGCTCCGCGAGGAGGGCCTCGACGTCGCCGGCACCACCGCCGACGTTCGCAGCCCGGAGTCGGTCAAGGCGCTGGTGGCGGCAGCGGTGGAGACGTACGGGCGCATCGACGTGCTCGTCAACAACGCCGGCCGCAGTGGCGGAGGTGTCACCGCGGATGTCTCCGACGAGCTGTGGGACGACGTCATCGCCACCAACCTCAACAGCGTCTTCCTCACCACCCGTGAGGTCCTCAACCAGGGCGGCATACGGGAGCGGGGCTGGGGCCGGGTCATCAACATCGCCTCGACCGCCGGCAAGCAGGGTGTGGTGCTCGGCGCCCCCTACTCGGCGTCCAAGCACGGTGTCGTCGGCTTCACGAAGGCGCTCGGCAACGAGCTCGCGCCGACCGGGATCACCGTGAACGCGGTCTGCCCCGGCTATGTCGAGACGCCGATGGCGCAGCGCGTACGCCAGGGATACGCCGAGGCGTACAACACGTCCGAGGACGCGATCCTCTCGAAGTTCACTTCCAAGATCCCGCTCGGCCGCTACTCCACCCCGGAGGAGGTCGCCGGTCTCGTCGGTTACCTGGCCACCGACACCGCCGCCTCCATCACCGCGCAGGCGCTCAACGTCTGCGGCGGCCTCGGCAACTTCTGA
- a CDS encoding nuclear transport factor 2 family protein, with protein sequence MSVTELPQTAPTAALYTEIQQYYAQQMHLLDDGRVEEWADTFTADGVFAANAQPVPAVGRAAITAAAQAATDAYAAAGVQRRHWLGMVSVEGVTDGVVNARCYALVIETPRGGRPEIKASTLCQDRIVRVDGAWQIEDRQITRDDLI encoded by the coding sequence ATGAGCGTCACCGAGCTGCCGCAGACCGCCCCGACCGCCGCGCTGTACACGGAGATCCAGCAGTACTACGCGCAGCAGATGCATCTGCTCGACGACGGCAGGGTCGAGGAATGGGCCGACACCTTCACCGCGGACGGCGTATTCGCCGCCAACGCCCAGCCCGTCCCGGCCGTCGGCCGTGCGGCCATCACCGCGGCGGCGCAGGCCGCGACCGACGCGTACGCCGCGGCCGGCGTCCAGCGCCGTCACTGGCTGGGCATGGTCTCGGTGGAGGGCGTCACCGACGGAGTCGTCAATGCCCGCTGCTACGCGCTGGTCATCGAGACCCCGCGCGGCGGCCGCCCCGAGATCAAGGCCAGCACGCTGTGCCAGGACCGCATCGTCCGGGTGGACGGCGCCTGGCAGATCGAGGACCGGCAGATCACCAGGGACGACCTGATCTGA
- a CDS encoding acyl carrier protein, with translation MNLKELTTLLRECAGVGEGIDLDGDVLDVPFDDLGYDSLAILQVTGVIERDYAIQLSDDTVAEASTPRILLEFINECLSSTAKAA, from the coding sequence ATGAATCTCAAGGAACTGACCACCCTGCTGCGCGAGTGCGCCGGTGTCGGCGAGGGGATCGACCTCGACGGCGACGTACTGGACGTGCCGTTCGACGACCTGGGCTATGACTCGCTCGCGATTCTCCAGGTGACCGGGGTCATCGAGCGGGACTACGCGATACAGCTGTCGGACGACACGGTGGCCGAGGCCTCGACGCCCCGGATACTGCTGGAGTTCATCAACGAGTGCCTGTCGTCCACCGCGAAGGCCGCGTAG
- a CDS encoding ketosynthase chain-length factor, producing the protein MTSELLERPALRSGTAVFTGIGVAAPNGLGTEAWWRATVAGESGIRPVSRFDASGYPATLAGEVPGFDAEEHIPSRLLPQTDHMTRLALTAAKEALEDSGADPAEMPTYSAGAVTAASAGGFEFGQRELQALWSKGGQHVSAYQSYAWFYAVNTGQISIRHGLRGPSGVLVTEQAGGIDAVAQARRQLRKGSKLIVTGGVDGAVCPWGWTAQLAGGRMSTVPDPARAFLPFDSAASGYVAGEGGAILVLEDAEAARERGARIYGQLSGYAATFDPAPGRGGEPGLRRAAELAIAEAGLTASDVDVVFADASGVPDLDRQEEAALSALFGPRGVPVTAPKTMTGRLSAGGASLDLAAALLSLRDAVIPPTVNVTDPFAPDTLDLVTTARRGPVRTALVLARGTGGFNAAAVVTAAH; encoded by the coding sequence ATGACGAGCGAGCTCCTGGAACGGCCCGCGCTGAGGTCCGGAACTGCTGTGTTCACCGGGATCGGTGTCGCGGCCCCCAACGGCCTGGGCACGGAGGCCTGGTGGCGGGCGACCGTCGCCGGCGAGAGCGGCATCCGCCCGGTCTCCCGCTTCGACGCCTCCGGCTACCCGGCCACGCTGGCCGGCGAGGTGCCCGGCTTCGACGCCGAGGAGCACATCCCCAGCCGGCTGCTTCCGCAGACCGATCACATGACCCGGCTCGCCCTGACCGCCGCCAAGGAGGCCCTCGAGGACTCCGGCGCCGACCCGGCCGAGATGCCGACGTACTCGGCCGGCGCGGTGACCGCTGCCTCCGCCGGCGGCTTCGAGTTCGGCCAGCGCGAGCTCCAGGCCCTGTGGAGCAAGGGCGGTCAGCACGTTTCGGCGTACCAGTCCTACGCATGGTTCTACGCAGTCAACACCGGCCAGATCTCCATCCGGCACGGGCTCCGTGGCCCGAGCGGTGTCCTGGTCACCGAGCAGGCCGGCGGTATCGACGCCGTGGCCCAGGCACGCCGCCAGCTGCGCAAGGGCAGCAAGCTCATCGTCACCGGCGGCGTGGACGGCGCGGTCTGCCCCTGGGGCTGGACCGCGCAGCTCGCCGGCGGCCGGATGAGCACGGTCCCCGACCCGGCCCGCGCGTTCCTGCCGTTCGACTCCGCGGCGTCCGGTTATGTCGCGGGAGAGGGCGGCGCGATCCTCGTACTGGAGGACGCGGAAGCGGCGCGTGAGCGCGGCGCCCGGATCTACGGCCAGTTGTCGGGCTACGCGGCGACCTTCGACCCGGCGCCGGGCCGGGGCGGTGAGCCGGGCCTGCGCCGGGCAGCCGAACTCGCCATCGCCGAGGCCGGACTCACCGCATCCGACGTCGATGTCGTCTTCGCGGACGCGTCCGGTGTACCGGATCTCGACCGCCAGGAGGAGGCTGCGCTCTCGGCGCTGTTCGGCCCCCGGGGTGTCCCGGTCACGGCTCCGAAGACGATGACGGGGCGGCTTTCGGCGGGCGGGGCTTCACTCGATCTCGCGGCGGCGCTGCTCTCTCTCAGGGACGCGGTGATCCCGCCGACCGTCAATGTCACCGACCCGTTCGCCCCCGACACGCTCGACCTGGTGACCACGGCCCGCCGCGGACCGGTCCGCACCGCCCTGGTGCTGGCGCGCGGAACCGGCGGCTTCAACGCGGCGGCTGTGGTGACCGCTGCCCACTGA
- a CDS encoding beta-ketoacyl-[acyl-carrier-protein] synthase family protein — translation MSRRVVMTGIGVVAPGGVGTKEYWALLTAGRTATRAVSLFDASAFRSRIAAEVDFDPVASGLTEEQSERLDRAAQFALVGAREAVSDSGLDMAGLDPFRTGVTIGSAVGATTGLDYEYAAVSNNGAEWLVDHERAVPHLYDYFVPSSFAAEVAWEFGAQGPTAVVSTGCTSGLDSVGHAVELIREGSADVMIAGATEAPISPISVACFDAIKATSNRNEEPETASRPFDKSRNGFVLGEGSAVFVLEEYEQAVARGAHIYAEIAGFASRSNAYNMTGLRADGAEMAEAIGAALAEAGIPGTDIDYINAHGSGTLQNDRHETAAFKRSLGEHAYATPVSSIKSMIGHSLGAIGSLEIAASALAIEHGMVPPTANLHEADPKCDLDYTPVHARKRDISTVLSVGSGFGGFQSAIVLTKPERRKTA, via the coding sequence GTGAGCCGACGCGTAGTCATGACCGGAATCGGTGTGGTCGCCCCCGGTGGCGTCGGCACCAAGGAGTACTGGGCCCTGCTCACCGCGGGACGCACCGCGACCAGGGCCGTCTCGCTCTTCGACGCGTCGGCGTTCCGCTCGCGGATCGCGGCCGAGGTCGACTTCGACCCGGTGGCGTCCGGGCTGACCGAGGAGCAGTCCGAACGACTGGACAGAGCAGCGCAGTTCGCTCTGGTGGGGGCCCGTGAGGCGGTCTCCGACAGCGGTCTGGACATGGCGGGCCTCGACCCGTTCCGTACCGGTGTCACCATCGGCAGCGCGGTCGGGGCCACCACGGGCCTCGACTACGAGTACGCGGCGGTCAGCAACAACGGCGCCGAGTGGCTCGTCGACCACGAGCGTGCCGTCCCGCACCTCTACGACTACTTCGTGCCCAGTTCCTTCGCGGCCGAGGTGGCCTGGGAGTTCGGCGCGCAGGGCCCGACCGCTGTGGTCTCCACCGGCTGCACATCGGGTCTCGACTCGGTCGGTCACGCCGTCGAGCTGATCCGCGAGGGCAGCGCCGACGTCATGATCGCCGGGGCGACCGAGGCGCCGATCTCGCCGATCTCGGTGGCCTGCTTCGACGCCATCAAGGCCACGTCGAACCGCAACGAGGAGCCGGAGACGGCTTCCCGCCCCTTCGACAAGTCCCGTAACGGGTTCGTCCTGGGTGAGGGTTCCGCCGTGTTCGTCCTGGAGGAGTACGAGCAGGCGGTGGCCAGGGGCGCGCACATCTACGCCGAGATCGCCGGGTTCGCCTCGCGCTCCAACGCGTACAACATGACGGGCCTGCGCGCCGACGGCGCCGAGATGGCCGAGGCCATCGGTGCGGCTCTCGCCGAGGCCGGGATCCCCGGCACGGACATCGACTACATCAACGCACACGGCTCAGGGACACTGCAGAACGACCGGCACGAGACCGCCGCGTTCAAGCGCAGCCTCGGTGAGCATGCGTACGCGACACCCGTCTCGTCCATCAAGTCGATGATCGGGCATTCGCTGGGCGCCATCGGCTCCCTGGAGATCGCCGCGTCCGCGCTGGCCATCGAGCACGGCATGGTGCCGCCCACCGCGAATCTGCACGAGGCCGACCCCAAGTGCGATCTCGACTACACGCCGGTCCACGCCCGCAAGCGCGACATCAGCACCGTCCTGAGTGTGGGCAGCGGCTTCGGCGGATTCCAGAGCGCGATCGTGCTCACCAAGCCCGAGCGGAGGAAGACGGCATGA
- a CDS encoding thioesterase II family protein, translating to MRDPGATDTDGGTGKDTVAPWLFCFHHAGAGISAFARWQKVLGDAAEVVPVLLPGRGPRAKEDRITDVSELMNELRELITPLLDRPYLLYGHSLGGLVAHALTRTIEDDGLLPPARLVIGAVPPPHLRNPLLRGAGLPDSELLDLLVELDAAPAEAAGRDSSLWRRHVIPALRDDLRLGEALCRVNADMAVGTPLLALAGRDDPIAPLTDMAEWADYSVSRFRLQTLPGGHYFVRELIVPELLREVALELREAFQPEYRDESSVRQEDGTRLLPTADLSER from the coding sequence ATGAGAGATCCCGGCGCGACGGACACGGACGGCGGGACGGGCAAGGACACCGTGGCGCCCTGGCTGTTCTGCTTCCATCACGCGGGTGCCGGGATCTCGGCCTTCGCGCGCTGGCAGAAGGTGCTCGGCGACGCGGCCGAGGTGGTACCCGTACTGCTGCCGGGCCGCGGGCCGCGGGCCAAGGAAGACAGAATCACCGATGTCAGCGAGCTCATGAACGAGCTGCGGGAACTGATCACCCCGCTGCTCGACCGTCCGTACCTGCTGTACGGGCACAGCCTCGGCGGTCTGGTCGCCCACGCGCTGACCCGGACCATCGAGGACGACGGGCTGCTGCCGCCGGCCCGCCTGGTGATCGGCGCGGTGCCGCCCCCGCATCTCCGCAACCCGCTGCTGCGCGGCGCCGGCCTGCCCGACTCCGAGCTCCTGGACCTGCTGGTGGAGCTGGACGCGGCGCCGGCCGAGGCCGCCGGACGGGACAGCTCGCTGTGGCGGCGGCACGTGATCCCGGCGCTCCGGGACGATCTGCGGCTCGGTGAGGCGCTCTGCCGGGTCAACGCCGACATGGCGGTGGGCACCCCGCTGCTGGCGCTCGCCGGCCGGGACGACCCCATCGCGCCGCTGACCGACATGGCGGAATGGGCCGACTACTCGGTCTCCCGCTTCCGTCTGCAGACGCTGCCCGGCGGCCACTACTTCGTACGGGAACTCATCGTGCCCGAGCTGCTGCGCGAGGTGGCGCTCGAACTGCGGGAGGCGTTCCAGCCGGAGTACCGGGACGAGTCGAGCGTGCGTCAAGAGGACGGGACAAGACTCCTGCCAACAGCGGACCTATCAGAGAGGTGA
- a CDS encoding cyclase family protein yields MRVIDLSSPVDAAGWEPDPIVHEIMTPAEGATHMAAEMKKHFGLDFDPADLPGGELLSLDTLTLTSHTGTHVDAPSHYGSVGEYGRPRHIDEMPLDWFLRPAVVLDVSDVGIGTIGVQRIEKQIAAIGYTPQPLDIVMLHTGASEHAGTPRYFTDFAGLDGAATDYLLDLGVRVIGTDAWSLDAPFGHMIRTFQETGDKSVLWPSHFAGRRREYCQVERLTQLDTLPTHGFRVSCFPVKIAGAGAGWTRAVALIDE; encoded by the coding sequence TTGCGAGTCATCGATCTGTCGTCGCCCGTGGATGCGGCCGGCTGGGAGCCGGATCCGATCGTTCACGAGATCATGACGCCCGCCGAGGGCGCCACGCACATGGCGGCGGAGATGAAGAAACACTTCGGCCTCGACTTCGATCCGGCCGACCTGCCCGGCGGTGAGCTGCTGTCCCTGGACACTCTCACCCTCACCAGCCACACGGGCACCCATGTGGACGCGCCGTCGCACTACGGCTCGGTGGGCGAGTACGGCAGGCCTCGGCACATCGACGAAATGCCGCTCGACTGGTTCCTGCGTCCGGCCGTCGTCCTGGATGTCAGCGATGTCGGCATCGGCACCATCGGTGTGCAGCGCATCGAGAAGCAGATCGCCGCGATCGGGTACACGCCGCAGCCGCTCGACATCGTGATGCTGCACACCGGAGCATCGGAACACGCGGGCACGCCCCGGTACTTCACCGACTTCGCGGGCCTGGACGGCGCGGCCACCGACTATCTGCTCGACCTCGGCGTACGGGTCATCGGCACCGACGCCTGGAGTCTGGACGCTCCCTTCGGGCACATGATCAGAACCTTCCAGGAGACCGGCGACAAGTCGGTGCTGTGGCCCTCGCACTTCGCGGGCCGCCGGCGCGAGTACTGCCAGGTCGAACGGCTCACGCAGTTGGACACCCTTCCCACGCACGGGTTCCGGGTGTCCTGCTTCCCCGTGAAGATCGCCGGTGCGGGGGCGGGCTGGACCCGGGCCGTCGCCCTGATCGACGAATGA
- a CDS encoding AfsR/SARP family transcriptional regulator produces the protein MEIKVLGPLVAESGGTSVVPSAGKPRQILALLSVYANQVMPVPTLMEEIWGADMPRSALTTLQTYILQLRRLIAGALGPDSTYTAREVLATRHGGYLLEVTPGAVDVHEYDRLVATGRGAAERGDDETAAALYREALGMWRGPALVDVRLGPLLEIELVRLEESRLGVLEQRIDSDLRLGRHMNLLAELTSLTARHTLHEGLHAQCMVALYRSGRQWQALDVYQNLRRGLADELGLDPSTRLQQLHHAVLSGDPALDSHLAGRRPVLDLFAA, from the coding sequence ATGGAGATCAAGGTTCTCGGCCCGCTCGTGGCCGAGTCGGGCGGCACATCGGTCGTCCCTAGCGCCGGCAAGCCCCGGCAGATACTGGCGCTTCTGTCGGTCTACGCGAATCAGGTCATGCCCGTGCCGACGCTGATGGAGGAGATCTGGGGCGCGGACATGCCGCGCAGCGCTCTCACCACGCTGCAGACCTACATTCTGCAGCTGCGCAGGCTGATCGCCGGTGCGCTCGGCCCGGACAGCACCTACACCGCTCGTGAGGTGCTCGCCACCCGGCACGGCGGCTACCTCCTCGAAGTCACGCCCGGTGCGGTGGACGTGCACGAGTACGACCGCCTGGTGGCCACCGGGCGGGGTGCGGCAGAGCGCGGCGACGACGAGACGGCGGCCGCGCTGTACCGCGAGGCGCTCGGCATGTGGCGCGGTCCCGCGTTGGTGGACGTGCGGCTCGGCCCGCTGCTCGAGATCGAGCTCGTCCGCCTGGAGGAGAGCAGGCTCGGCGTCCTCGAACAGCGGATCGACTCCGATCTGCGCCTCGGCCGCCACATGAATCTGCTCGCCGAACTCACATCGCTGACGGCCCGTCACACCCTGCATGAAGGGCTGCACGCCCAGTGCATGGTGGCCCTGTACCGGTCAGGCCGGCAGTGGCAGGCGCTGGATGTGTACCAGAACCTGCGGCGCGGACTTGCCGACGAGCTGGGGCTCGACCCGTCGACCCGGCTGCAGCAGCTCCACCACGCGGTCCTGTCCGGTGACCCGGCGCTGGACTCGCATCTGGCCGGACGCCGCCCGGTGCTCGACCTCTTCGCCGCCTGA